The DNA region tcgattccgccaGAGACATCTATAAAGGATAATCCCGCTATACCatagtcgactctttataatatagtcttgaaagcttgttcttgttcagaatttagctttgattgtgcttcctcggACTCTTGTATGGCCTTCTTAATACTATATTAATCTTTTTTTACTTTGTGATCTAATTTCTTTTAATCTCTACCGCTCCTTTTAtagaataaatttatgtaccttaagatttttttaacttgaaaaataattttagtcatgatgaatttaaaaaataattgaattggattctcttgttaataattaattgtaagatttgattatttggtcttaacataaaaattaatttattttctgttcATTCAGATTCTTAAGATTAGTCCACCtcttttttgaatatttaatcgtaattataattttatccaccgtaaattttatttttaaagagtaaaagaCCGATCTGACATTctacttttagatctttatatttgcaaaatcatcaatggtattgactcttaccaacctttttctttctctttctcacacatttatattcttaaaaaaaatcttagtttttctttaataattgggAAATAATAATTACTTTATGAATTTTCTCATTAAATTTGTTATCTTCTAAAAGTTGTATCACAAAAAGAATTCTTTTGCATCTTGTTCGTGAAACTAATATTTAGGaggaaattacaaaaaaatacgATCAAGACAAAAGTAATGTTTATCTAGCACAATAAAATTTTGAAGGATAAATTTAATTCGCATAGGATTATACGGTGATATCTTATTACTTTACTTTATATATAAGTGGCTTACTTTGAAAAACGGAATGGATTCTTATAAATTTGTGATCTTTGGTTCTAGAGTTGCTGTAGAAATACACATGTAGTCTCCTACTCTCCTACACGGCAACAAAGAAGGGTTTTGGCGTTAAATTAGTAAagtattccctttttttcttgcGATTTTATTTACTTCAtagttaattataattttatcctaAATAAAGTTATTAAATTGCTcaatattttaagattattttggtaaaccgacattgtattcatgcttttataataatataaattattatttacaaaataCCCTCATAACTTCCATCACTTTATCGTTTTAAAAGAAACGTATGTTGAGGaatgtttttatataaaaatgacttaaaaaattatttgatttgtctacctatattatactatagaactgaatatttatttataaaaaaggaaatatgctAAGTAGTTATATTtttctactagggatataattttattactCACTTTTTTGGATTATTAGGCAAAGaaagtttgaattaaaaaaattaaaggaaCATGAGTTGATTACAAGTACATTCCAGTACGTAGTAGTAGAGTACAGATTTATAAATTTATCATGAAGAAATGGGCGGAGTATAGATATAAATGGggtctctttcttctttttcctacTTTTGGTATGGTACCTAAATGAGATTTGTTTTTTAACCATGTCGCTTACGGCACTTAAAGCAAGAAAATGTATGAGATCCAGAAGAGAGTACCAAGTCCTCACTGAAAAAGCAATTCCGTCTATTCTACAATAAAAGCAAAATTTGGATCTTCTCTCTGTTGACATCCCTATTTGGATACACACACAACACAGGTGATACTAAGTACCTTTTACCTGGCAAAGGGGATAAAGGAAGAGTAGAAGAGGGTAACCAAAAGAGAACCAGAAAAACAAACAAATTGCGAAGTTCAGCCTCTCTATTTTAGGAAAAACTAATACTCCTACGACAATCCCTGACAATGTTAGGTAAAATAAGCAAGTTGTGCTACTCAATAATTCGCACATGGGATGCACAAAAAAATAAATCTCCAGTTAACCTATTATTATGCAATCTGCATGTGAGGTTGAGGTTAAAAGGCCATCTTCAGAACCAAGAAGTCGAGCAAACCATTATGAAACTATATctttctatttaattcaattaGATGGCTCTGCAGGCTGTTATTTCAGAAGGATAGTGAACACCAAAATTGAGGTACACTAACTCATGTAGTTGGTACACAGTAACAAAGCAATTTGTAGTGCTGAATTCACTTGTATTCTTTTTCACCATGTCACATGTTCTAACCGTGGAAGCGGccactaatgcttgtattagggtAGGTTGTCTACACCACACCCTTTGGGGTGCGACCCTTCCCTGAATCTTACGTGAACGAAGGATGACTTGTTCACCGGGCTGCCCTTATACAAGTAACTCAGTATCACCAAACGCCTACAGCACTTTGCGCCAATATAGTGCTGTCCTTCACTGTCAATAAAGCAATGCAAAGAAATGGCTCATTAAACAGGAAAGAATGTGATGCTTCAACTCTCCTTTTTAAAGATCTAGCTAGAATAAAGCACTGGTAAAACTAGCAAACAGCATGTAAAAAAGGCTTTTAAGGAAATTTATGTGTAACCAATAAGTTGGACCTTCCACTAATGCCTGAATACTAAACATCATTCAGTCTCATGTTTGCTTCAGACTAGCAAAACAAGGGCTCAATTGGCTAGTGCATTGAGGATTAGTTAGATTAGGCACATAATATCCGGCCAATAATTCTTAGGCACAAGTAAGAAACATAAAAAGGGTAGCCCGGCACTAAATTCCCGCTATTGTACGCAAGTAAAAACCATAAAAAGGGTCGGGGAAggaccggaccacaagggtctattgctgcatttctgcaagaggttgtttccacggttcaaacccatgacctcctggtcacatggcagcagttacgccaaggctccccttcaacgCAAGTAAGAACCATAGTACCATGAAATGAACAGGTGTAATTCCACATCATATATCATGCCCCAGTTGGTCTCTTTAAAATAACATTTgaacacacaaaagaaaaacaattagTCAGTCTAGATTGAGTTTTTATCTATTCTATTTGGACTTAATTCCAACAAATCGAGCACTAtcccaaaaagttttttttgAAATTATCTTCCAAGTTCCCAATCTCCCATGCATGAGTTTTGCTTCGCCCTTTTCTACTATTGTTAACATATATGGTTCTTCTACCTTCTTGGTCCCAAGTATCAACTTCCATGCTTTTGTTTTATTGCAACATCTACACCATTACCATAGGCTCTCAATTAATCAATCCCAAGGGATAGACACATGGGTAGATCCCCGTATCATCCTCATCTATGTCTACTATAGCAGGTGAGCATATAATAAGTACTTGCAAGTAGATTTTTGTAGAAAGTACTAGGCAAGTAGATGAAAAATACTTCCTTCAACTTTCACCATTAAGTAGGGAGATAATAGAAAATAAAACTCGAATAAATCTCCCAAGTCACCTTTGCAAAGTTGAATAATTTAAAGCACAAACTTTGGTCATCCCGTTGAAATGACGGTCACCTTAGCATACAGCTCAACATAATGTCTGAACACAGGATCATCCAGTAAAGCTGTTTCAGCAGCTCCCTGGTTGAAAAGATCAATTCTACTCAGGAATAACAAACAATATGAATAAGAAAAAAGATCAATTCTACTCAGGAATAACAAACAATATGAATAAGAAAAAAGATCAATTCTACTCAGGAATAACAAACAATATGAATAAGAAAAAAGATCAATTCTACTCAGGAATAACAAACAATATGAATAAGAAAAAAAGATCAATTCTAACATAAACTTACCAGTGTACATAATTccaaaaaaggggggggggggggggttgcttcggctgcttcctctcttctttaACGCCATAAGATCAAAAAACGAGCTCACAAGGCCATAAATCTTACACAAAGTATGAATTGTCAAATTTCAATGGCTGCTTTGTCCATGGACCACCAAAGCCTGATCTCTCTGGATGTTCCCTTCAATGCAGACTTACCCATGAACTGATTATATGTACTTTGGTGTGTTCTTCAACTTACATTAAGACAAATATGTTACTTGCAGCACATACTGCAACAAGGGGGGAGCATAAATGGTGAAACACAATGTTGGCctaagtgaaggttagttttgaaaattGACAAAGGAaactcaggcatgaaccaggtccatcccttgtgtgcatagacacgggcagattcgagcatgtgggatgcacgtgaaagatataagcttaacttggtaaaattgatatcacctgatcgaaaaggttgcataattaaTAAGGAGAatgactccttaatcaaagagaacactatccaagataagggaggaattagaagttgagatcaactagaattcttccaccaaggaagagtagcattagaactctagttattttctactctaataactctataaatcgcaggatattctcattctacaggtatgcacaaaagcagaagttaaacgtgaattgagagcaaaatagcaaggcattttgcaagctattcgtgtgtgattcaagtgtgcaaacctaaagctacatgaaccagatagaagaaccagctctaagtatctgtcttttattctagttcaattgtagtaggtattttcatattgtacctttcagctttatctagaggcaattgtaataggtactcagagtattcaagttagagttaacttgaagttgtcgcaacagttagaggttgtttgccacaacgggattagagttaatcctaggtttacaaaagtattttgtaactgcagtttttggctcagtgatttagtggaagagtttggaaaaatcctactgggaagtaggtcgtgattttttcaccttttgagccaggtgtttttcacgtaaaatacttgtgttctttactttccgcatttactgTTTCAGCAATAGTAGCTTAAGGAACATATAGAAGAACccggtccttctataatcagctTAGACAAAAATTTGGGTACCACAAAAATCACcctctcttgtgtggtattgaaattAAAAACATCACACAATTAACCTAGCAATATAAAGGTtcacaaaaaaatataaacttaTCAGTGTATGACTCCCTGATAGCGCCAATATATCTTTGTCAGAAAAACCAACCCGGTAAAATACCTCATTTATATGTGTCACACCTACCATCAATTACAAATATATGCAACAGAGAATCCCAATTTAGGTTATGTTAGTTTACAAACAATAGAAAGATCTGAGAACCTGAATCATGTGAAAACACAGGCATTACTTAAGAAGAGAACAAACTAATTACCTATGAAAATCAACAATTTGAAGAGCAATATAATTTAGAAGCTGGAAATACTTAGTTGTCATAAATCcaaaaagatattacttttgcACACTATTAGTAATAGTTACTATTGAGAAAAACTGCGATTTAAGTGACAACAAAGGTTGAGCAAGGCGCAGCTTGACCATTGGAAGTCAAAGGTAGGCAAAAAATTTGGGAACAACCCCACGTTAGGTGTATTTCTAGATGCTTTCAAAATCTTTGCTTTAATGTTGAATGACTTGAGCTTTTCTTTGTGATGTCTCGAGTACTAATGGAGGATCTTCTACGTATCTTTTGTATAATAGGATTAATGTCTTTTTGGTAATTAcgacaaacaaaatacagaaccgataaaaaaatataaacaaaatacatatatccTTTTTCTCATGTCCCATAGCAATGGTTTTATTcacaaacaatatatatatatatatatatcctttgTGAATAGCAAGGTgcgagccttggtgcaagaaagtggagctaaggatgctgagattgagaggctgaagaagaggttggcagaggtggagactgagagagatgctctcaaaACTGAGTTGgaaagagaaaaggagaagaatgatggcattcttcagaaaatgttgaaactcctccaagccaaaaaccaagcacctagtccttcccagccttaagcctcctagtctagtgtagatcaaccagtgacccagttcgggattgtttttgtttcttttgctcatgtttccaatatttttatttcttcttatgctttgtagtagaatcttatcaatcatcaatgaaatttACTGTGTTTTGCTCTAACtgtttatttatatttctttgatggttaaaattcttagcttgatctatgTTGATTAacccatgattgcatttgaagtagcccagTGGCCATAAGTAAGTTATAAAATCTGGTTATCTTACTTATTTATGTAACTTTCGATgattccaaaagggggaaaaaaaggttgtgctttacactttgaacagtgatgtttataacctaatgaacctggtccttgatgataagtgataaaaagaaaaaatatttctaaTATTGTGTTGATATAGAGCTAAGTTAAAATATGGCCTAAGCGtataaaaagcacagagtttgtcatcatcaaaaaggggaaatttgttggcctaagtgaaagttagttttgaaaattgacaaaggaagctcaggtatgaaccaggtccatcccttgtgtgcatagacacagacagattcgagcatgtgggatgcacatgaaggagataagcttaacttggtaaaATTGATATCTCCTGATTAAAAAGATTGCATAAttaataaggagaaggactccttaatcaaagggaacactatccaagataagggaggagttagaagttgagatcaactagaattcttctaccaaggaagagtagcattagaactctagttattttctactctactaactctataaatcgcaagatgttctcattctacaggtatgcacaaaagcagaagttaaacgtgaattgagagcaaaatagcaaggcattttgcaagctattcgtgtgtgattcaagtgtgcaaacctaaagctacatgaaccagatagaagaaccagctccaagtatctgtcttttattctagttcaattgtagtaggtatttttatattgtacctttcatctttatctagaggcaattgtaataggtactcagagtattcaagttagagttaacatgaagttgtcgcaacagttagaggttgtttgctacaacgggattagagttaatcctaggtttacaaaagtattttgtaactgcagtttttggctcagtgatttagttgAAGAGTTTgaaaaaatcctactgggaagtaggtcgtggtttttttaccttttgagccaggtgttttccacgtaaaatacttgtgttctttactttccgcatttactgTTTCAGCAATAGTAGCTTAAGGAACATATAGAAGAACccggtccttctataatcagctTAGACAAAAATTTGGGTACCACAAAAATCACCCTCTCTTGTGtggtattaaaattaaaaatatcacACAATTAACCTAGCAATATAAAGGTtcacaaaaaaatataaacttaTCAGTGTATGACTCCCTGATAGCGCCAATATATCTTTGTCAGAAAAACCAACCCGGTAAAATACCTCATTTATATGTGTCACACCTACCATCAATTACAAATATATGCAACAGAGAATCCCAATTTAGGTTATGTTAGTTTACAAACAATAGAAAGATCTGAGAACCTGAATCATGTGAAAACACAGGCATTACTTAAGAAGAGAACAAACTAATTACCTATGAAAATCAACAATTTGAAGAGCAATATAATTTAGAAGCTGGAAAGACTTAGTTGTCATAAATCcaaaaagatattacttttgcACACTATTAGTAATAGTCACTATTGAGAAAAACTGCGATTTAAGTGACAACAAAGGTTGAGCAAGGCGCAGCTTGACCATTGGAAGTCAAAGGTAGGCAGAAAATTTGGGAACAACCCCACGTTAGGTGTATTTCTAGATGCTTTCAAAATCTTTGCTTTAATGTTGAATGACTTGAGCTTTTCTTTGTGATGTCTCGAGTACTAATGGAGGATCTTCTACGTATCTTTTGTATAATAGGATTAATGTCTTTTTGGTAATTAcgacaaacaaaatacagaaccgataaaaaaaatataaacaaaatacatatatccTTTTTCTCATGTCCCATAGCAATGGTTTTATTcacaaataatatatatacatagcaATGGTTTTATTcacaaacaatatatatatatatatatatcctttgTGAATAGCAAGGTgcgagccttggtgcaagaaagtggagctaaggatgctgagattgagaggctgaagaagaggttggcagaggtggagactgagagagatgctctcaaaACTGAGTTGgcaagagaaaaggagaagaatgatggcattcttcagaAAATGTTGAAACTCCTCCAAGCCAAAAACCAAGCACCTAGTCCTTCCGagccttaagcctcctagcctagtgtagatcaaacagtgacccagttcgggattgtttttgtttcttttgctcatgtttccaatatttttatttcttcttatgctttgtagtagaatcttatcaatcatcaatgaaattcactgtgttttgctctaactgtttgtttatatttctttgatggttaaaattcttagcttgatctatgTTGATTAACCCATGATTGTATTTGAAGTAGCCCAGTGGCCATAAGTAAGTTATAAAATCTAGTTATCTTACTTATTTATGTAACTTTCGATGATtccaaaaggggaaaaaaagtttgtgctttacactttgaacagtgatgtttataacctaatgaacctggtccttgatgataagtgataaaaagaaaaaatatttctaacattgtgttgatatTGAGCTAAGTTGAAACATGGCCTAAGCGTATAAAAAGCagagagtttgtcatcatcaaaaaggagaaatttgttggcctaagtgaaagttagttttgaaaattgacaaaggaagctcaggtatgaaccaggtccatcccttgtgtgcatagacacaggcagattcgagcatgtgagatgcacatgaaggagataagcttaacttggtaaaATTGATATCTCCTGATTAAAAAGATTGCATAAttaataaggagaaggactccttaatcaaagggaacactatccaagataagggaggagttagaagttgagatcaactagaattcttctaccaaggaagagtagcattagaactctagttattttctactctactaactctataaatcgctagatgttctcattctacaggtatgcacaaaagcagaagttaaacgtgaattgagagcaaaatagcaaggcattttgcaagcaattcgtatgtgattcaagtgtgcaaacctgaaacTACATGAACCAAATAGAAGAACTagctccaagtgtctgtcttttattctagttcaattatagtaggtgttttcatattgtacctttcagctttatctagaggcaattgtaataggtacccagagtattcaagttagagttaacttgaagttatcgcaacagttagaggatgtttgccacaacgggattagagttaatcctaggtttacaaaagtattttgtaactgcagtttttggctcagtgatttagtggaagAGTTTGGGAAAATTCTACTAggaagtaggtcgtgattttttcaccttttgagccaggtgttttccacgtaaaatacttgtgttctttactttttgcATTTACTGTTTCAGCAATAGTAGCTTAAGGAACATATAGAAGAACccggtccttctataatcagctTAGGAAAAAATTTGGGTACCACaaaaatcacccccctcttgtgtggtattgaagttaaaaacatCACACAATTAACCTAGCAATATAAAGGTtcacaaaaaaatataaacttaCCAGTGTATGACTCCCTGATAGCGCCAATATATCTTTGTCCGAAAAACCAACCCGGTAAAATACCTCCTTTAGATGTGTCACACCTACCATCAATTACAAATATATGCAACAGAGAATCCCAATTTAGGTTATGTTAGTTTACAAACAATAGAAAGATCTGAGAACCTGAATCATGTGAAAACACAGGCATTACTTAAGAAGAGAACAAACTAATTACCTATGAAAATCAACAATTTGAAAAGCAATATAATTTAGAAGCTGGAAAGACTTAGTTGCCATAAATCcaaaaagatattacttttgcACACTATTAGTAATAGTCACTATTGAGAAAAACTGCGATTTAAGTGACAACAAAGGTTGAGCAAGGCGCAGCTTGAACATTGGAAGTCAAAGGTAGGCAGAAAATTTGGGAACAACCCCACGTTTAGGTGTATTTCTAGATGCTTTCAAAATCTTTACTTTAATGTTGAATGACTTGAGCTTTTCTTTGTGATGTCTCGACTACTAATGGAGGATCTTCCACGTATCTTTTGTATAATAGGATTAATGTCTTTTTGGTAATTAcgacaaacaaaatacagaaccgataaaaaaaatataaacaaaatacatatatccTTTTTCTCATGTCCCATAGCAATGGTTTTATTcacaaacaatatatatatatatatatatcctttgTGAATAGCAAGGTgcgagccttggtgcaagaaagtggagctaaggatgctgagattgagaggctgaagaagaggttggcagaggtggagactgagagagatgctctcaaaACTGAGTTGgaaagagaaaaggagaagaatgatggcattcttcagaAAATGTTGAAACTCCTCCAAGCCAAAAACCAAGCACCTAGTCCTTCCCAGCCTTAAGCCTCCTAGTCTAGTGTAGATCAACCAGTGACCCAGTTCGGGATTGTTTTTGTTTCGTTTGCTCATgtttccaatatttttatttcttcttatgctttgtagtagaatcttatcaatcatcaatgaaatttACTGTgttttgctctaactgtttgtttatatttctttgatggttaaaattcttagcttgatctatgTTGATTAacccatgattgcatttgaagtagcccagTGGCCATAAGTAAGTTATAAAATCTGGTTATCTTACTTATTTATGTAACTTTCGATgattccaaaagggggaaaaaaaggttgtgctttacactttgaacagtgatgtttataacctaatgaacctggtccttgatgataagtgataaaaagaaaaaatatttctaaTATTGTGTTGATATAGAGCTAAGTTAAAATATGGCCTAAGCGtataaaaagcacagagtttgtcatcatcaaaaaggggaaatttgTTGGCCTAAGTGAAAGTTAGTTTTGAAAATTGACAAAGAAAGCTCAGgtatgaaccaggtccatcccttgtgtgcatagacacaggcagattcgagcatgtgggatgcacgtgaaggagataagcttaacttggtaaaATTAATATCTCGTGATTAAAAAGATTGCATAAttaataaggagaaggactccttaatcaaagggaacactatccaagataagggaggagttagaagttgagatcaactagaattcttctaccaaggaagagtagcattagaactctagttattttctactctactaactctataaatcgcaggatgttctcattctacaggtatgcacaaaagcagaagttaaacgtgaattgagagcaaaatagcaaggcattttgcaagcagttcgtatgtgattcaagtgtgcaaacctgaagctacatgaaccagatagaagaactagCTCCAAGTGtctttcttttattctagttcaattgtagtaggtgttttcatattgtacctttcagctttatctagagacaattgtaataggtaccctgagtattcaagttagagttaacttgaagttgtcgcaacagttagaggttattttctacaacgggattagagttaatcctaggtttacaaaagtgttttgAAAATGcaatttttggctcagtgatttagtggaagagtttggaaaaatcctactgggagGTAGATTGTGGTTTTTCACCTTTCTAGCCAGGTATTTTTCACGTAAagtacttgtgttctttacttttcgcatttactatttcagcaatagtaggttaaggaacacatagaagaacccagtccttctataatctgtttagacgaaaaattgggtaccacataaccccccccccctcttccatgtggtattgaagttaaaaacatcaattggtatcaaagcgggttatccttgaagaggctaacaccttaaaagaagatcaagatgagtgcaccacctgaaaactgggaagggcaatccactactAGGCCACCACTTTTCAATGGCCAGtattactcttggtggaaaaataggatgagagatcatatcataggagaagactatgatctatgggacattgtcacagaTGGCCCACTGG from Nicotiana tabacum cultivar K326 chromosome 24, ASM71507v2, whole genome shotgun sequence includes:
- the LOC142178230 gene encoding L-ascorbate peroxidase 3-like, which produces MPVFSHDSGVTHLKEVFYRVGFSDKDILALSGSHTLGAAETALLDDPVFRHYVELYAKFYQCFILARSLKRRVEASHSFLFNEPFLCIALLTVKDSTILAQSAVGVW